The following proteins come from a genomic window of Pirellula staleyi DSM 6068:
- a CDS encoding FAD-dependent oxidoreductase, with product MFRQLIVAAFLIAGLPAIAAAQHIFVEAEQFTELGGWDVDQQSMDQMGSPYLLAHGLGVPVKDAVTAVKVKEPGTYQVWVRTRDWVAPWKVPGAPGKFQLLINGKALTETFGTKGAEWHWHDGGKVELREGFTLALDDLTGFEGRCDAICFSKDLSFTPPNKEPEMTAFRREQMGLQGPPKDAGSFDLVVVGGGVAGTSAAVSAARNGLKVALIQDRPVLGGNASSEVRVWPEGHTRQKPFPRIGDIVEELCPPRKAGSGNAKGKDVYDDQRKLDVVLAEPNITLLLEYRVNVVETDNHTIVAVQAQHIRSAERIKVQGKLFADCTGDATVGFLAGADFEVSHEGNMGASNLWNVLDQADKNQVLHCECKDKDVLTVLAEAGNIVAPFPRLPWALDLKDKPFPGRQSYKGQWANTPIANLGGWFWESGFDKDPINDIERIRDLNMRAMYGAWDALKNVDQMYPNHRLGWSAFIAGKRESRRLVGDVMLKADDFRNGTEWPDPAFPNTWHIDIHVPHPSFSKDLKGEEFISEATTGAKYSYKGPYWAPYRTLYSRNIKNLFMAGRDISVEREAIGPIRVMRTCGMMGEVVGKAAWICVAEETTPRGVYENHLSKLKELMQEPGAKRRATLDGELQFPAGYVDVKPAPKGLDPAKLEGIIIDDEASEMKGNWSDNGSLPGFVGENYHYSTDPKASARFPFSVTRAGNYEVRIAWIAHENRAKQAKLEIETAEGRKMVVIDQTQAPTGANGFQSVGTFRFDLTKNYAVNFIVAGAQGNVHIDAIQLVPAK from the coding sequence GGTTCGCACACGCGACTGGGTCGCTCCTTGGAAAGTGCCTGGAGCACCTGGCAAGTTTCAGCTGCTCATCAATGGCAAAGCACTCACCGAAACGTTTGGTACCAAAGGTGCCGAGTGGCATTGGCACGACGGTGGCAAGGTGGAACTTCGCGAGGGGTTTACGCTCGCGCTCGACGACCTGACAGGTTTTGAAGGACGCTGCGATGCGATCTGTTTTTCGAAAGACCTCAGCTTTACGCCACCCAACAAAGAACCAGAGATGACGGCGTTTCGCCGCGAGCAAATGGGGCTGCAAGGTCCGCCGAAAGATGCTGGCTCTTTCGATTTGGTGGTGGTGGGTGGAGGTGTCGCCGGAACATCGGCTGCGGTTTCAGCCGCTCGCAATGGACTTAAAGTCGCTCTCATTCAAGACCGTCCGGTGCTGGGTGGCAATGCGAGCAGCGAAGTGCGCGTGTGGCCTGAAGGTCATACGCGTCAAAAGCCGTTCCCACGCATTGGCGATATCGTCGAAGAGCTGTGCCCGCCGCGCAAGGCTGGTTCGGGAAATGCCAAAGGGAAAGATGTGTACGACGATCAACGCAAACTGGATGTCGTGCTCGCTGAGCCGAACATCACGCTGCTGCTCGAGTACCGTGTGAATGTGGTCGAAACCGACAACCACACGATCGTCGCCGTGCAAGCTCAGCACATTCGCTCCGCCGAGCGCATCAAAGTGCAAGGGAAACTCTTCGCCGACTGCACGGGTGATGCCACTGTCGGATTTCTCGCTGGTGCTGATTTCGAAGTCTCGCACGAAGGGAACATGGGAGCGAGCAATCTGTGGAACGTTCTCGATCAGGCCGATAAGAATCAAGTGCTGCACTGCGAATGCAAGGACAAAGATGTCCTCACGGTTCTCGCGGAAGCTGGCAACATTGTGGCACCATTTCCACGGCTGCCGTGGGCGCTTGATCTGAAAGATAAACCGTTCCCGGGGCGTCAGTCGTACAAAGGTCAGTGGGCCAATACGCCGATTGCCAATCTCGGCGGCTGGTTTTGGGAATCGGGGTTCGACAAAGATCCGATCAACGACATCGAGCGCATTCGCGACCTCAACATGCGTGCGATGTACGGTGCGTGGGACGCGCTCAAGAACGTCGATCAGATGTATCCCAACCATCGTCTCGGCTGGAGCGCTTTCATCGCGGGCAAACGCGAATCACGCCGCTTAGTGGGAGACGTCATGCTGAAAGCCGACGATTTCCGCAACGGCACCGAGTGGCCCGATCCGGCCTTTCCTAACACCTGGCACATCGATATCCATGTCCCGCATCCATCGTTCAGCAAAGATCTGAAGGGAGAGGAGTTCATCTCCGAAGCGACGACCGGCGCGAAGTATAGCTACAAGGGTCCTTACTGGGCTCCGTATCGCACGCTCTACAGCCGCAACATCAAGAACCTGTTCATGGCAGGTCGCGATATCAGTGTCGAGCGCGAAGCGATCGGCCCGATCCGCGTGATGCGCACTTGCGGCATGATGGGCGAAGTGGTGGGAAAAGCAGCTTGGATTTGTGTCGCGGAAGAGACGACACCCCGTGGCGTTTATGAAAATCACCTCAGCAAGCTCAAAGAATTGATGCAAGAGCCTGGTGCCAAACGTCGCGCGACGCTCGATGGCGAACTTCAATTCCCGGCAGGTTATGTCGACGTGAAGCCTGCGCCAAAGGGGCTCGATCCCGCGAAGCTCGAAGGGATCATCATCGACGACGAAGCGTCGGAGATGAAAGGGAACTGGAGCGACAACGGCAGCCTGCCAGGTTTTGTGGGGGAGAACTATCACTACTCGACCGACCCCAAAGCCTCGGCTCGGTTTCCTTTCTCCGTCACTCGCGCGGGGAATTACGAAGTCCGTATCGCTTGGATTGCGCACGAGAATCGTGCGAAGCAAGCCAAGCTCGAGATCGAAACTGCCGAGGGGCGGAAGATGGTGGTGATCGATCAAACCCAAGCGCCGACGGGTGCCAATGGATTTCAGTCGGTGGGGACATTTCGGTTTGATCTCACCAAGAACTACGCCGTGAACTTCATCGTGGCGGGTGCCCAAGGAAACGTGCACATCGACGCGATTCAGCTCGTCCCGGCAAAGTAG
- a CDS encoding M91 family zinc metallopeptidase, whose protein sequence is MSNAQTNAPVAKKLRRFKATFGIKSNLKSPALLTGGINLPPNIADSPKVKAAYNKLNLTIEGLRQTALDQRDGNIGIASSSQKVADLLDKGKLDLADLLKVAKGKGEAVAKQVLSEVMAAEKEIQEAVVATYIDEAKVTFQNDDISGTIAKLKEMKQFIDNPDVDYPLGDEVFVNSSIAVMCKAVGMTPQEFVQKDAEDLKAYFIENVYAPMKVKQRKAQPVGSLGDICQFADLLHGFDPQAIQDDDVKEWLQKLKDSTIGQSAMGVLNGNRPGKFTSGGVANEDVALNLPNWPQNGVIKINQGNDAFKNKTKAVLNEIATTPMGKQFLIDCAGGDPPIAITPPSVASAQRIDPSGKVLYSASEGNGSAAFDPDNDVTGADDSPQLLQNEPWRQREPSIALFHEMIHCYIYQKGGEDFTAPSDNSVTIRVGHTGDLAELRIVGIPYDHDAGGGRIVRFPFDDVNYNPYSENAYRKALARAKGKNQTDLRTHYMNIKGQVKLPNAPVNV, encoded by the coding sequence ATGTCGAACGCTCAAACCAACGCCCCCGTCGCCAAGAAACTCCGACGATTCAAAGCCACTTTTGGCATCAAGTCGAACCTGAAATCACCGGCCCTTTTGACCGGCGGTATCAACCTGCCACCCAACATTGCCGACTCCCCCAAGGTCAAAGCGGCTTACAACAAGCTCAACCTTACCATCGAGGGGCTGCGTCAAACGGCGCTCGACCAGCGCGATGGAAACATCGGCATAGCCAGCTCGTCGCAAAAAGTGGCCGACCTGCTCGACAAAGGGAAGCTCGATCTCGCCGATCTGCTGAAGGTCGCCAAAGGCAAGGGAGAAGCTGTCGCCAAGCAAGTGCTGTCGGAAGTAATGGCAGCCGAGAAAGAGATTCAGGAGGCTGTGGTAGCGACCTACATCGACGAAGCCAAAGTCACCTTTCAAAACGACGACATTTCAGGCACCATCGCAAAGCTGAAGGAGATGAAGCAATTCATCGACAATCCCGATGTCGACTATCCCCTAGGGGACGAAGTGTTCGTCAACAGCAGCATTGCAGTGATGTGCAAAGCGGTCGGCATGACACCCCAAGAATTTGTGCAGAAAGATGCCGAGGACCTGAAGGCCTACTTCATCGAAAATGTCTACGCACCGATGAAAGTAAAGCAGCGAAAGGCTCAGCCGGTGGGGAGCCTCGGTGATATCTGCCAGTTTGCCGACCTCCTGCACGGCTTCGATCCCCAAGCGATCCAAGACGATGATGTCAAAGAGTGGCTGCAGAAGCTCAAGGACAGCACGATCGGACAAAGCGCCATGGGTGTGCTGAACGGCAATCGCCCTGGCAAGTTCACTTCCGGTGGCGTTGCCAACGAAGATGTGGCGCTCAACCTGCCCAACTGGCCGCAGAACGGCGTGATCAAAATCAATCAAGGAAACGACGCGTTTAAGAACAAAACCAAAGCGGTGCTCAATGAGATTGCAACGACCCCGATGGGGAAGCAATTCCTCATCGATTGTGCCGGTGGGGATCCACCCATTGCGATCACCCCTCCCTCGGTCGCCAGTGCTCAGCGCATCGATCCCAGCGGCAAAGTGCTGTATAGCGCTTCGGAAGGGAACGGCAGTGCAGCGTTTGATCCCGATAACGATGTGACCGGCGCCGACGACTCGCCCCAGTTGCTACAGAACGAACCGTGGCGGCAGCGAGAACCCTCCATCGCCTTGTTCCACGAAATGATTCACTGCTACATCTATCAAAAAGGTGGCGAAGACTTCACTGCACCGTCGGATAACTCGGTGACGATTCGTGTGGGTCACACTGGCGACTTGGCCGAGCTGCGGATCGTCGGCATTCCCTACGACCACGATGCAGGGGGCGGACGTATCGTTCGCTTTCCGTTCGACGACGTGAACTACAATCCTTATTCCGAGAATGCCTATCGCAAGGCGCTCGCGCGGGCCAAGGGAAAGAACCAGACCGACCTGCGAACGCACTACATGAACATCAAAGGTCAAGTGAAACTGCCAAATGCACCCGTGAATGTGTAG